The following proteins come from a genomic window of Vanessa tameamea isolate UH-Manoa-2023 chromosome 6, ilVanTame1 primary haplotype, whole genome shotgun sequence:
- the LOC113393363 gene encoding THUMP domain-containing protein 1 homolog codes for MGDNRKKKKFYFRKRRNKYFLEPGFRGFFCTCNFREKDCVKEMYNLLNEYAGKLYTEDYGSKPTSVDSDERSDTDTDNETDIGDMLRREVDSMRKDSQKSLKHKRFQVVETGVSNCIFIKTNLPSPEELTTAIIKDLTTTKVQKTRHVLRLLPIMATCKANLPDIMESAGKLFDKYFLKEPSTFAVIFNKRLNSSASRDLIIKELADLIVLKNGENKADLKNPGLCIIVEIIKGICLLSIVDNYYSYKKYNLHEIGKEEVCDDSGETEAKKFKSDISQEEEQSKID; via the coding sequence ATGGGCGATAACAGAAAGAAGAAAAAATTCTACTTTCGTAAacgaagaaataaatatttcctggAACCCGGCTTTAGAGGCTTCTTCTGCACATGTAACTTCAGGGAGAAAGACTGTGTAAAGGAgatgtacaatttattaaatgagtATGCAGGTAAATTGTACACTGAAGACTACGGCTCTAAGCCAACATCTGTTGATTCCGACGAGCGATCTGACACTGATACAGACAATGAGACTGATATTGGAGATATGCTTAGACGTGAAGTAGATTCAATGAGAAAAGATTCGCAAAAATCTCTTAAGCATAAGAGATTTCAGGTCGTAGAGACAGGTGTATCAAActgtatttttatcaaaacgaATTTACCAAGCCCTGAGGAATTAACAACAGCTATCATAAAAGATTTAACAACGACGAAAGTGCAGAAAACACGACACGTTTTACGTTTGCTACCCATAATGGCAACTTGCAAAGCAAACTTGCCTGATATAATGGAATCTGCAGGGAAACTCtttgataaatactttttgaagGAACCTTCAACATTtgcagttatttttaacaaaaggtTAAATAGTAGTGCCTCTCGAGATCTTATAATAAAAGAGCTCGCTGATTTAATAGTACTGAAGAATGGTGAGAACAAGGCAGATTTGAAAAATCCGGGCCTTTGTATAATAGTGGAAATAATAAAAGGCATTTGCTTATTAAGTATTGTGGATAATTactattcatataaaaagtataatttacatGAAATAGGTAAAGAAGAGGTATGCGATGATTCCGGAGAGACAGAAGCTAAGAAGTTTAAGTCTGACATATCTCAGGAAGAAGAGCAAagtaaaattgattaa